The following nucleotide sequence is from Streptomyces bathyalis.
GGACGGGCCCCTCGGGATCGGTCGACTGGCGAAGCGCCACCCGGCCGTCCGGGAGCTTCTTCGCCTCCACGCAGGCGCCGCCGTTCTGCCCGCTCCAGGGCTTGTGCCAGCCTTCGGTTCCCAGTTCACGTGCGGGCATCCCGTTGCGGAGGCGGCCGGCAGGGCCGGTTGCAGCAGCAGGGTTCATCGTCCGAACTCCTTACGCAGGTGGATCGGGTACGTGCGCGGTCGGAGCACGTACCTGTGGTGCGGCCGGCAACGAGACACATGTGAGCGCTTCCAGACGAACAGACACACCGGGCCGCCGATCCGGACAGACCGCACTAAGCAGCTGTGTGAGCGTCAGCACAAGCGTTTTCCTTGCGACTTGTTTGAAATTATCAGAACGATGCTTGCGGCTTGAAGCCCACAACGACATAGTGTCAACGTGATGCTGAACACCGGGTGCCCGGAGTTCAGCCCCTCAACCTGCCGGGGCAGGGCCGAGCTTGGGGGGTGCGATGTCGTTCTGCGGGGGAGCTCGATGTCGTCCAAGCGCAATTCGGCCCGCGAAGGGGCGTCGCTCCCGGATCTGTTTCGCTGCGGCCTGCGAAGCGGTCCGGGAGCGGCAGCCCGTCGTCCGCTCGGGGCATGACCCCGTACGACCGTGCCGGTTCCTCGGCCACCGATCCGTGGCGCGCCGACTTCCAACCGCGGCGTCGCGGCAACGCCGCGCGCTGCGGCCTGACTTCCGCGGCCCGTCGACCGGCGCTGGCTCAACTCGTTCCTCCGGCGCAGCCCCGCGCCGGGCCTCTCACTTCCCGGGTGCGAGCCTCTTGGCCTCCGCACTCGTGAGTGCCTTGGGGAACGCCCGTACGTCCTTGATGGTCCCTTCGAAGCCGCGGATGAACTGGTCGCCCAACCTGGCCCGGCCGATGGCGAAGGCCCCCTCCGAGCTCCGGTCGCCCTCCCTGGAGACGGAGTCCTGGAGCTTCCCGTCGACGTACAGGCGGATCTCGCCCTCGGCCGCGTCATGGACACCGACGAGAGAGGTCCAACGGCCGGCACGCGGGGCGGCGTCGGATTCCGCCTCGTCCGCTCGCGAGGTCTGCGTGTCCTCCCGGTGCATCCGCATCTCGAAGCGGTCCTCCACCGGGTCGAACTGGAGCTGGAAGGAGCTGACTTCGGCTCCGTCCTGGCTGGCGACGGTCTGGTACTCGTCCAGGTTCCGGAGCTTCACCCGGGCCGAGACCGAGAAGCTGCGGTCGGTGTCGAGCACCGCGTCCTTCGAGCTCACGGACTGTTGCCCGAAGAACGCCAGCCCGCCGTCCTTGACCTGTTCCGGCGGCGGATCGCCGACGAGTGTCCCGTCGCGGTCGTTGTCCGTACCGTCGCGGGTCACGCCCTCTTCGACGTCGTCGAAGAGCCACTCCAAGGCCGCGCCCTTCACCGCTGGGCCGGCGGCGCGTCCGTCGCCGTCGCCGGGAGGCTTCCGGGGGGATCTGTTCGCCGGTCCGCTCGGTGACGGGGAGCCGGGGGCCGATGCCGAAGGTCCGGGTGCACGGGACTGCGACTGTGACGGTTCGGTCGGAACCTTCTTCGCCGGTGGCGCCCCACTGCTCACGGGCAGCGACGAGCTGAGGCCCGGCACATAGACGGCCGCCGCCACCAGGGAACATGCGCCCAGGACCCCGACGGCCAGCCCGAGACGTCCGGCGCGGACCCGGAACCCGCCGTTCTTCCGCTCGGCCAACCCTGTCCTCCCCAGCACATCCCAGGTGGCCCTGCCGAGCGCACCCCGGTGGTCATCGGCAGGCGGGGAAGCCTCCGTTGCGGCAAGCCCCCAGACAGGAGCCGCGGCTCCTTCCGCGGCGACGGCGACGGTCGCGGAAGTCCGTTCCTCCTGCCGGGAGGCGGCGTAGTGGGCTCCTCCCCAGGGCAGCACCGCTTCGACCAGGAGCCCGCCGAGGTCCGTGTACATGCGCTGAAGGTCGGCGACCGCGCGGGAGCAGTAGTGGCACTGCTGAAGGTGCGGGACCACGTCCGCGGTGTTGCCGCCCCTGTGGTCGGCATAGGCCATGACCATCCGGTGGAAACGGCGGCAGTCGTCCGTCAGGCCGTCATGGTGAAGTTGCTCGTAGGCGTAGTAGAAGTCCCTGTACGCGCGCCTGAGCAGCGACGAAATCTCCTGGGAGTCAGGGGAGTCCGAGCCGACGAGCCGCCCGATCGAGCTGCCGTCGGCGTGCTCCACCAAGTGATGCCACAGCACCGTCTGCAGATTGGCCGGCAGAGTGCTGAACGCCCCCGTGATCGTCGATCCACCGCGGAGCGATGCGACGTCATGCACCCAGGAGCCCTGTTCCGGATGGCTCATGGGAACACCCAGCCACCAGGCCAAGTCGGCGTCGATCGCGGCGTGTTGACCTGAACTTGCGATCTCGGCCGCCGCCTGCAGCACCGACGCCAGCGCGTGGGGGCGCAAGGCACCGGGCCCGCCCGGGCTGTGCTGCCACAGGGCCAGCTGCCAGGCGCGCTCCGCCAGGTGATCCGCTGCCGCTCCGTTGCTCACGCACAAAGCAGCAAATGTGCGGACAGCGCCGAAATGGCGGCCCGCCAGTTCGATCAGGGCCCCATGGGCCGACTCCCCGCCGACACGTGCGAGTTCGACCAGTTCGATGTCGGACAGCCGCTCGGGTTCCATCCCGTCCAACCCCCATCGGTCAAGGCGTGGCATGAAGAGCGGAAGCCCACGGACCGGCCGGCGAATGGTCAGTTGCGGCGGCCGCTGCGGGTTGGCCCCGCACGACGCCCAGGGGTGCGAGGGCCGCTTTCCGCGATTCAGCTAGTCGTCTCTGCTGAGGTGGTACCCCGCCTGGACTGCGGTTGGCATGTCCTCACGCTCTCTCTCACCGTATCCAGCGCCGCGGAGGGTATGACTCCTCGCAGTGAATTTGGCACAGATCGACAAGGCGAGCTGCTCGATCAGCCGGCCCGGCCCACGCTGCGCGCAACGCTCACCGGCTGGGCCGAGAGCGGCTTCAGCCTGGTGCGGGCGGCAGAACAACTGCCCGTGCACCGCAACACCCTGATATACCGGCTCGAGAAGATCAGCAGGCTGTCCGGTGCCGATGTACGGGACCCGAAGCGGGCGTTGGCGACGTATCTCGCGTGTGTGACCGATCTGGTGGACCTTCCGGAGCGAGGGGCGACCGGCTGCCGCTTCCCGGATGCGGAGGGCGGGCAGCGGGTACCGTTCACCCGGGCGGTACGGTCTGCACGGCCATGAGCGGTGCCGGAGCGTCCCGTGCGTGATGACGACTCGTTGACGGGCCGCGGCAGCCGGCGCACCGACCAGCGAATGAGGGCTTCGAAGATGCGGATCCTGATCATCGGTGGCGGCATCGCCGGGACCGCCGCGGCGCTGGCGCTGGACAAGGCCGGCTTCGAGGTCACCGTCCACGAGGCGCACCCGGACAGCGGTGCGGACATCGGTGCCTTCCTCACGCTCGCGAGCAACGGGATGCTCGCGCTGGCGCAGTTCGGCGCCGCGCGGGCGGTGGCGG
It contains:
- a CDS encoding DUF397 domain-containing protein, with product MNPAAATGPAGRLRNGMPARELGTEGWHKPWSGQNGGACVEAKKLPDGRVALRQSTDPEGPVLLYTPEEITAFIEGAKAGAADFLTA
- a CDS encoding LamG domain-containing protein, translating into MEPERLSDIELVELARVGGESAHGALIELAGRHFGAVRTFAALCVSNGAAADHLAERAWQLALWQHSPGGPGALRPHALASVLQAAAEIASSGQHAAIDADLAWWLGVPMSHPEQGSWVHDVASLRGGSTITGAFSTLPANLQTVLWHHLVEHADGSSIGRLVGSDSPDSQEISSLLRRAYRDFYYAYEQLHHDGLTDDCRRFHRMVMAYADHRGGNTADVVPHLQQCHYCSRAVADLQRMYTDLGGLLVEAVLPWGGAHYAASRQEERTSATVAVAAEGAAAPVWGLAATEASPPADDHRGALGRATWDVLGRTGLAERKNGGFRVRAGRLGLAVGVLGACSLVAAAVYVPGLSSSLPVSSGAPPAKKVPTEPSQSQSRAPGPSASAPGSPSPSGPANRSPRKPPGDGDGRAAGPAVKGAALEWLFDDVEEGVTRDGTDNDRDGTLVGDPPPEQVKDGGLAFFGQQSVSSKDAVLDTDRSFSVSARVKLRNLDEYQTVASQDGAEVSSFQLQFDPVEDRFEMRMHREDTQTSRADEAESDAAPRAGRWTSLVGVHDAAEGEIRLYVDGKLQDSVSREGDRSSEGAFAIGRARLGDQFIRGFEGTIKDVRAFPKALTSAEAKRLAPGK
- a CDS encoding helix-turn-helix domain-containing protein; the encoded protein is MTPRSEFGTDRQGELLDQPARPTLRATLTGWAESGFSLVRAAEQLPVHRNTLIYRLEKISRLSGADVRDPKRALATYLACVTDLVDLPERGATGCRFPDAEGGQRVPFTRAVRSARP